The following proteins are co-located in the Pseudomonas sp. DY-1 genome:
- a CDS encoding DUF4124 domain-containing protein — translation MRLIISCLLLAVALPAAAQIYKYTDANGNTVFTNQPPDGTATEKVELPPTNAVQIQPPSQPINDASAEQQAAYRVLELTDIPDEEALRANNGTFSVGVRLEPRLQPGHSLRLRLDGEPYGPPTNVPRLQLTNVDRGEHSVAVDVLSGTTVVQSSAPVSFTVQRVNTSSPALRPPPAPTPRPSN, via the coding sequence ATGCGCCTCATCATCAGTTGCCTGCTGCTTGCCGTCGCGCTGCCAGCCGCCGCACAGATCTACAAGTACACGGACGCCAACGGCAACACGGTATTCACCAACCAGCCTCCGGATGGCACCGCCACCGAGAAGGTAGAGCTGCCACCAACCAACGCCGTCCAGATCCAGCCGCCGAGCCAACCGATCAACGACGCCAGCGCGGAACAGCAGGCGGCCTACCGCGTATTAGAACTGACCGACATTCCGGATGAAGAGGCCCTGCGCGCCAACAACGGCACCTTCAGCGTCGGCGTGCGCCTGGAACCGCGCCTGCAACCCGGCCACAGCCTGCGCCTGCGCCTGGACGGCGAGCCCTATGGGCCGCCAACCAACGTGCCGCGCCTGCAACTGACGAACGTCGACCGCGGCGAACACAGCGTGGCGGTGGATGTTCTCTCCGGCACCACTGTGGTGCAGAGCAGCGCCCCCGTCTCCTTCACCGTCCAGCGGGTCAACACCAGCAGCCCAGCGCTGCGCCCGCCGCCAGCTCCCACTCCACGGCCCAGTAACTGA
- a CDS encoding mechanosensitive ion channel family protein produces MPIPSFFAPRFLYPLLLCLLVGLLCPAQGQAALPNPLAGSTSGGEQVSNAQLEQSLNQVIKTLENDQQRTDLLKKLKQLRDVTGKEKESESGVLGLIGDTLGSLEKQFQGDNSPLVIWSNQFQLARAEVEERLPGWRDWPGIVFNFAVVILLWACLASALLWLGRRMRERFGLSAELPQHPKTRDLVLFALRKLGPWLIAFFITLYLSFVLPSSLSKMLAMLMAYVLVCGTLFSALCVICLSLLSGPHRIRALDILRRQAFRPLWLIGSLAALGEAAHDPRLIAGLGEHTAICLSTLANATAAVLTALFVLRFRRPIAHLIRNQPLERRLKRRGLHELVELVGSLWFVPVLLLVGTSLFATFVSAADSSVALRRALVCAVLAVVAMTVIGLLSRRSGRSGDGGRRSAPYIEQLQKFGLTLVHLFVVLFFIEVGLRVWGMSLIRYAEGEGSEISMKMASFGTTLLVAWLIWILTDTAVQHSLGVGGRSRPNTRALTMLPLIRNVLFVTIAVIALIVALANMGMNVTPLLAGAGVIGLAIGFGAQSLVADLITGLFIIIEDSLSIDDYVDVGGHLGTVEGLTIRTVRLRDLDGVVHTIPFSEIKSIKNYSRQFGYAMFRWPVPSSMPIDDAVSLVQEVAKELRGDPSVYRSLWSPLELQGVESFDNGQAILRFRFKTAPIKQWEVQRAFNLRLRRRLDQSGLELAMPRLNVQLSRMRQPRAEPSEGQGVPADGGI; encoded by the coding sequence GTGCCGATACCATCCTTTTTCGCCCCCCGTTTCCTGTATCCGTTGCTCCTCTGCCTGCTCGTCGGACTGCTCTGTCCGGCGCAGGGGCAGGCGGCGCTGCCCAATCCGCTGGCGGGGAGTACCTCGGGCGGCGAGCAGGTCAGCAATGCCCAGCTCGAACAGTCGCTCAACCAGGTGATCAAGACCCTGGAGAACGATCAGCAGCGCACCGACTTGCTGAAGAAACTGAAGCAATTGCGTGACGTTACCGGCAAGGAGAAGGAGAGCGAGAGCGGGGTGCTCGGCTTGATCGGCGATACCCTGGGCAGCCTGGAGAAGCAGTTCCAGGGCGACAACAGTCCGTTGGTGATCTGGAGTAACCAATTCCAACTGGCGCGCGCGGAGGTGGAGGAGCGCCTGCCCGGATGGCGCGACTGGCCGGGCATCGTGTTCAACTTCGCCGTGGTCATCCTGCTCTGGGCCTGCCTGGCCAGCGCCCTGCTCTGGCTGGGGCGGCGCATGCGCGAGCGTTTCGGACTGTCGGCTGAGCTGCCACAGCATCCGAAGACTCGCGACCTCGTGCTGTTCGCACTGCGCAAGCTGGGCCCGTGGCTGATCGCCTTCTTCATAACCCTGTACCTGTCGTTCGTGTTGCCAAGTTCACTGAGCAAGATGCTGGCGATGCTGATGGCCTACGTGCTGGTTTGCGGCACCTTGTTCTCCGCGCTCTGCGTGATCTGCCTGTCACTGCTCAGCGGTCCGCACCGTATTCGGGCACTGGACATCCTGCGTCGCCAGGCTTTCCGACCGCTGTGGTTGATTGGCAGCCTGGCTGCGCTCGGTGAGGCGGCCCATGACCCAAGGCTGATCGCCGGCCTCGGCGAGCACACGGCGATTTGTCTTAGCACCCTGGCCAACGCCACTGCCGCCGTGCTCACTGCGCTGTTCGTGCTGCGTTTCCGTCGTCCCATCGCCCACCTGATCCGCAACCAGCCGCTGGAGCGCCGCCTCAAGCGCCGGGGCCTGCACGAGCTGGTGGAGCTGGTCGGCTCCCTGTGGTTCGTGCCGGTGCTGCTGCTGGTAGGGACCTCGCTGTTCGCCACTTTCGTGTCCGCGGCCGACAGCAGTGTCGCCTTGCGCCGCGCCCTGGTCTGCGCCGTGCTGGCAGTGGTGGCCATGACGGTGATCGGCTTGCTCAGTCGCCGCTCCGGTCGCAGTGGCGATGGGGGCCGGCGCAGTGCTCCTTACATCGAGCAATTGCAGAAGTTCGGTCTCACCCTGGTGCACCTCTTCGTGGTGCTGTTCTTCATCGAGGTGGGGCTGAGGGTCTGGGGCATGTCGCTGATTCGCTACGCCGAAGGCGAGGGTTCGGAAATCAGCATGAAGATGGCCAGCTTCGGCACCACCTTGCTGGTGGCCTGGCTGATCTGGATCCTCACCGACACGGCCGTACAGCACAGCCTCGGCGTTGGTGGCCGGAGCCGGCCGAATACCCGCGCCCTGACCATGCTGCCGCTGATTCGCAATGTGCTGTTCGTTACCATCGCGGTGATCGCCCTTATCGTTGCCCTGGCCAACATGGGCATGAATGTCACGCCGCTGCTGGCCGGCGCCGGCGTAATCGGCCTGGCGATCGGTTTTGGTGCGCAGTCTCTGGTGGCGGACCTGATCACCGGCCTGTTCATCATCATCGAGGACTCGTTGTCCATCGACGACTACGTCGACGTCGGCGGGCACCTTGGCACGGTGGAGGGGCTGACTATCCGCACCGTCCGTCTGCGCGACCTGGATGGTGTGGTGCACACCATCCCGTTCAGTGAGATCAAGAGCATCAAGAACTACTCTCGGCAGTTCGGCTACGCCATGTTCCGCTGGCCAGTGCCGTCGAGCATGCCGATCGACGATGCCGTTTCGCTGGTGCAGGAGGTGGCGAAAGAGCTACGCGGCGATCCGTCGGTCTACCGGAGCCTGTGGTCACCCCTGGAGTTGCAGGGCGTGGAAAGCTTCGACAATGGCCAGGCAATCCTGCGCTTCCGCTTCAAGACCGCTCCGATCAAGCAATGGGAAGTGCAGCGGGCGTTCAACCTGCGCCTGCGCAGGCGTCTCGACCAGAGTGGCCTGGAGTTGGCGATGCCGCGCCTGAACGTGCAGCTCAGCCGGATGCGCCAGCCAAGGGCTGAACCGTCGGAAGGGCAGGGCGTGCCGGCGGATGGCGGGATCTGA
- the glnA gene encoding glutamate--ammonia ligase: MSKSLQLIKEHDVKWIDLRFTDTKGKQQHVTMPARDADDDFFEHGKMFDGSSIEGWKGIEASDMILLPDDSTAVLDPFTEEPTVILVCDIIEPSTMQGYDRDPRAIARRAEEFLKTTGIGDTVFVGPEPEFFIFDEVKFKSDISGSMFKIFSEQASWNTDADIEGGNKGHRPGVKGGYFPVPPVDHDHEIRTAMCNALEEMGLVVEVHHHEVATAGQNEIGVKFNTLVAKADEVQTLKYCVHNVADAYGKTVTFMPKPLYGDNGSGMHVHMSISKDGKNTFAGEGYAGLSDTALYFIGGIIKHGKALNGFTNPSTNSYKRLVPGFEAPVMLAYSARNRSASIRIPYVNSPKARRIEARFPDPAANPYLCFAALLMAGLDGIQNKIHPGDAADKNLYDLPPEEAKEIPQVCGSLKEALEELDKGRAFLTKGGVFSDDFIDAYIELKSEEEIKVRTFVHPLEYDLYYSV, from the coding sequence ATGTCGAAGTCGCTTCAACTGATTAAAGAACACGACGTGAAGTGGATTGATCTGCGCTTCACCGATACCAAAGGCAAGCAGCAGCACGTGACCATGCCGGCCCGTGACGCCGATGACGATTTCTTCGAACACGGCAAGATGTTCGACGGCTCCTCCATCGAAGGTTGGAAAGGCATCGAAGCCTCCGACATGATCCTGCTCCCGGACGACAGCACCGCCGTTCTGGACCCGTTCACCGAAGAGCCGACCGTGATCCTGGTCTGCGACATCATCGAGCCGAGCACCATGCAAGGCTACGATCGCGACCCGCGCGCCATTGCCCGCCGCGCCGAGGAGTTCCTCAAGACCACCGGCATCGGTGACACCGTATTCGTAGGCCCGGAGCCGGAGTTCTTCATCTTCGACGAAGTGAAGTTCAAGTCCGACATTTCCGGTTCCATGTTCAAGATCTTCTCCGAGCAGGCTTCCTGGAACACCGACGCTGACATCGAAGGCGGCAACAAAGGCCACCGTCCGGGCGTCAAAGGCGGCTACTTCCCGGTACCGCCGGTCGACCACGACCACGAAATCCGCACCGCCATGTGCAACGCACTGGAAGAAATGGGCCTGGTCGTGGAAGTTCACCACCACGAAGTGGCGACTGCCGGCCAGAACGAAATCGGCGTGAAGTTCAACACCCTGGTTGCCAAGGCTGACGAAGTTCAGACCCTGAAATACTGCGTGCACAACGTGGCTGACGCTTACGGCAAGACCGTGACCTTCATGCCGAAGCCGCTGTACGGCGACAACGGTTCGGGCATGCACGTTCACATGTCCATCTCCAAAGATGGCAAGAACACCTTCGCTGGCGAAGGCTATGCCGGCCTGTCCGACACCGCCCTGTACTTCATCGGCGGCATCATCAAGCACGGCAAGGCCCTGAACGGCTTCACCAACCCGTCGACCAACTCCTACAAGCGTCTGGTCCCGGGCTTCGAAGCCCCGGTAATGCTGGCCTACTCCGCCCGCAACCGCTCCGCCTCGATCCGTATCCCGTACGTGAACAGCCCGAAAGCCCGCCGTATCGAAGCGCGCTTCCCGGACCCGGCTGCCAACCCCTACCTGTGCTTCGCAGCTCTGCTGATGGCCGGTCTGGACGGTATCCAGAACAAGATTCACCCCGGCGATGCCGCTGACAAGAACCTGTATGACCTGCCGCCGGAAGAGGCCAAGGAAATCCCGCAGGTTTGCGGCAGCCTGAAAGAAGCCCTGGAAGAGCTGGACAAGGGCCGCGCGTTCCTGACCAAGGGCGGCGTGTTCAGCGACGACTTCATCGATGCCTACATCGAGCTGAAGAGCGAAGAAGAAATCAAGGTGCGCACCTTCGTGCACCCGCTGGAATACGACCTGTACTACAGCGTCTGA
- the thiI gene encoding tRNA uracil 4-sulfurtransferase ThiI, with amino-acid sequence MKLIVKVFPEITIKSRPVRKHFIRQLSKNIRAVLKDLDPELEVTGVWDNLEVQTRQTEPKLLREMIERLTCTPGITHFLEVHEYPLGDFDDVLEKCKLHYADQIPGKIFAVRCKRAGKHEFTSMELERHVGSRLRQECNAAGISLKNPEVEVRMEVRDQRLFVIHHQHNGMGGYPLGSLEQTLVLMSGGFDSTVAAYQMMRRGLMTHFCFFNLGGRAHELGVMEVAHYLWEKFGRSQRVLFISVPFEEVVGEILSKVDNSQMGVVLKRMMLRASTHMARKLTLDALVTGEAISQVSSQTLPNLSVIDSATDMLVLRPLIASHKQDIIDTATRIGTAEFAKHMPEYCGVISVNPTTKAKPGRIEHEEEQFDMAILERALERARLVPIDRVIDELGQDVAVEEVCEALPGQIVIDIRHPDAQEDDPLELPGIEVQALPFYAVNNRFKELDANRQYLLYCDKGVMSRLHAHHLLSEGHANVRVYRPA; translated from the coding sequence ATGAAACTCATCGTCAAAGTCTTCCCGGAAATCACCATCAAGAGCCGGCCGGTGCGCAAGCATTTCATCCGTCAGCTCTCGAAGAACATCCGCGCGGTCCTTAAAGACCTGGACCCGGAGCTCGAGGTGACCGGCGTTTGGGACAACCTGGAAGTGCAGACGCGGCAGACCGAGCCGAAGCTGCTGCGCGAGATGATCGAGCGGCTCACTTGCACTCCGGGCATCACGCACTTCCTGGAAGTGCACGAGTACCCGCTGGGCGACTTCGACGACGTACTGGAAAAGTGCAAGCTGCACTACGCCGACCAGATCCCCGGCAAGATTTTCGCCGTGCGCTGCAAGCGCGCCGGCAAGCACGAATTCACCTCCATGGAGCTGGAGCGCCATGTCGGCAGCCGCCTGCGCCAGGAGTGCAACGCAGCCGGCATCTCGCTGAAGAACCCGGAAGTGGAAGTGCGGATGGAAGTGCGCGACCAGCGCCTGTTCGTCATCCACCACCAGCACAATGGCATGGGCGGCTATCCGCTTGGTTCCCTGGAACAGACCCTCGTACTGATGTCCGGCGGCTTCGACTCCACCGTCGCCGCCTATCAGATGATGCGTCGCGGCCTGATGACCCACTTCTGCTTCTTCAATCTGGGCGGGCGTGCCCACGAACTGGGCGTGATGGAAGTGGCCCACTACCTGTGGGAGAAATTCGGCCGTTCCCAGCGCGTGCTATTCATCAGCGTGCCCTTCGAGGAAGTGGTCGGCGAAATCCTCAGCAAGGTCGACAACAGCCAGATGGGCGTGGTGCTCAAACGGATGATGCTGCGCGCCTCGACTCACATGGCGCGCAAGCTGACCCTGGATGCACTGGTGACCGGCGAAGCCATTTCCCAGGTATCCAGCCAGACCCTGCCCAACCTCTCGGTGATCGATTCGGCCACTGACATGCTGGTGCTGCGTCCGCTGATCGCCAGCCACAAGCAGGACATCATCGACACTGCCACTCGCATTGGCACTGCCGAGTTCGCCAAGCACATGCCCGAATACTGCGGCGTGATCTCGGTGAACCCGACCACCAAGGCCAAGCCCGGTCGCATCGAGCACGAGGAAGAACAGTTCGACATGGCCATCCTCGAGCGCGCCCTGGAGCGTGCTCGGCTGGTGCCCATCGATCGCGTGATCGATGAACTGGGCCAGGATGTAGCCGTGGAAGAAGTGTGCGAAGCCCTGCCGGGACAGATCGTCATCGACATCCGTCACCCCGATGCTCAGGAAGACGACCCTTTGGAGTTGCCTGGCATCGAAGTGCAGGCGCTGCCGTTCTATGCGGTCAACAACCGATTCAAGGAACTGGACGCCAATCGCCAGTACCTCCTGTATTGCGACAAGGGCGTAATGAGCCGCCTGCATGCTCACCACTTGCTCAGCGAGGGGCACGCCAATGTGCGCGTTTATCGCCCGGCCTAA
- the typA gene encoding translational GTPase TypA — MIEKLRNIAIIAHVDHGKTTLVDKLLKLSGTLDRKEAESERVMDSNDQEKERGITILAKNTAIKWNGYNINIVDTPGHADFGGEVERVMSMVDSVLLVVDAQDGPMPQTRFVTQKAFKAGLRPIVVVNKIDRPGARPDWVIDQIFDLFDNLGATDEQLDFPIVYASALNGIAGLDHEKMDDNMDALFQAIIDHVPVPDVDVDGPFQMQISQLDYNSFLGVIGIGRIARGRVKANTQVVAVSDDGTKRNGRILKIMGHSGLQRVEVAEAEAGDIVCVSGMEELFISDTLCDPQNVEARPPLTVDQPTVSMTFQVNDSPFAGKEGKFVTSRNIKDRLDKELLHNVALRVEAGESAEKFKVSGRGELHLSVLIETMRREGFEMAVGRPEVVIIEKDGEKQEPYENVTIDIEEQHQGSVMEQMGLRKGDLTNMIPDGKGRVRLEYTIPARGLIGFRNNFLTLTSGTGILTSTFSHYGPIKAGEVSNRQNGVLVSMATGTALTYSLETLQSRGKLFLAPGDEIYEGQLCGINSRDNDLVINPTKGKKLDNMRASGKDEVIALVPPIKFTLEQALEFIADDELVEVTPKSIRLRKKMLNENDRKRYERTKV; from the coding sequence GTGATCGAAAAACTCCGCAATATCGCCATCATCGCCCACGTCGACCATGGCAAGACCACCCTGGTGGACAAGCTCCTGAAGCTGTCCGGCACCCTCGACCGCAAAGAAGCGGAAAGCGAGCGCGTGATGGACTCCAACGACCAGGAAAAAGAGCGCGGCATCACCATCCTGGCGAAGAACACCGCCATCAAATGGAACGGCTACAACATCAACATCGTGGACACCCCCGGCCACGCCGACTTCGGCGGTGAGGTTGAGCGCGTGATGTCCATGGTGGACTCCGTACTGCTGGTGGTCGACGCCCAGGACGGCCCCATGCCGCAGACCCGCTTCGTGACCCAGAAGGCCTTCAAGGCCGGCCTGCGTCCGATCGTGGTGGTGAACAAGATCGACCGTCCGGGCGCGCGTCCTGACTGGGTCATCGACCAGATCTTCGACCTGTTCGACAACCTCGGCGCCACCGACGAGCAGCTGGACTTCCCGATCGTCTATGCCAGCGCCCTGAACGGCATCGCCGGTCTGGACCACGAGAAGATGGACGACAACATGGACGCCCTGTTCCAGGCCATCATCGACCACGTGCCGGTACCGGACGTAGACGTCGACGGTCCGTTCCAGATGCAGATTTCCCAGCTGGACTACAACAGCTTCCTCGGTGTGATCGGCATCGGCCGTATCGCCCGTGGCCGCGTCAAGGCCAACACCCAGGTCGTCGCCGTGAGCGACGACGGCACCAAGCGCAACGGCCGTATCCTGAAAATCATGGGCCACTCCGGCCTGCAGCGCGTGGAAGTGGCTGAAGCCGAAGCCGGCGACATCGTCTGCGTCAGCGGCATGGAAGAACTGTTCATCTCTGACACCCTGTGCGACCCGCAGAACGTCGAAGCGCGTCCGCCGCTGACCGTTGACCAGCCGACCGTGAGCATGACCTTCCAGGTCAACGACTCGCCGTTCGCCGGCAAGGAAGGCAAGTTCGTCACCAGCCGCAACATCAAGGACCGACTGGACAAGGAACTGCTGCACAACGTCGCCCTGCGCGTTGAAGCCGGCGAATCCGCCGAGAAGTTCAAAGTCTCCGGTCGTGGCGAGCTGCACCTCTCCGTACTGATCGAAACCATGCGCCGCGAAGGCTTCGAGATGGCCGTTGGCCGTCCGGAAGTGGTGATCATCGAGAAGGACGGCGAGAAGCAGGAGCCTTACGAGAACGTCACCATCGACATCGAAGAGCAGCACCAGGGCTCCGTGATGGAGCAGATGGGCCTGCGCAAGGGCGATCTCACCAACATGATCCCCGACGGCAAGGGCCGCGTGCGCCTGGAATACACCATCCCGGCGCGTGGCCTGATCGGCTTCCGTAACAACTTCCTGACCCTGACCTCGGGTACCGGCATCCTGACCTCGACCTTCAGCCACTACGGCCCGATCAAGGCTGGCGAAGTCAGCAACCGTCAGAACGGCGTACTGGTCTCCATGGCCACTGGCACCGCACTGACCTACTCGCTGGAAACCCTGCAGAGCCGCGGCAAGCTGTTCCTCGCCCCGGGCGACGAGATCTACGAAGGCCAGCTGTGCGGTATCAACAGCCGTGACAACGACCTGGTGATCAACCCCACCAAGGGCAAGAAGCTCGACAACATGCGCGCTTCCGGCAAGGACGAAGTCATCGCCCTGGTTCCGCCGATCAAGTTCACCCTGGAACAGGCGCTGGAATTCATCGCCGACGACGAGCTGGTGGAAGTGACTCCGAAGTCCATCCGCCTGCGCAAGAAAATGCTGAACGAGAACGACCGCAAGCGCTACGAGCGCACCAAGGTCTAA
- a CDS encoding ISL3 family transposase, whose protein sequence is MHPIDLAAFWPGYDVVACRQADPHTLLISLEPQAERLPVCGRCHQPCPLIHERRMRQVRERDLLDQRVLLQLPVRRLDCLSCGRVTERIDWLAPASRLTQRLRVWLEGLLQLLPISQVSRLTGLHWHTLKTLDQRRLEAEVGAFEPGDVRRLVMDEFALHKGHRYATVIMDAERTRVLWVGHGNSREAIRPFFELLGARCQQIEAVAMDMNTAFDLEVQQHCPQAEVVYDLFHVVARYGREVIDRIRVDQANLLREDKPARKVVKQSRWLLLRNRENLKDGQAVQLQELLAANQPLATVYVLKDALKDLWYAPSVREGWRRWRTWLRHARDSGLAPLQRFARNLRKYVRGILASARFPLHTSVLEGVNNRIKVIKRMAYGFRDSAYFFLKIKAAFPGKAR, encoded by the coding sequence GTGCATCCTATTGATCTTGCCGCTTTCTGGCCAGGCTACGACGTCGTTGCCTGTCGCCAAGCCGATCCCCACACGCTGTTGATCAGCCTGGAGCCCCAAGCCGAGCGTCTGCCGGTGTGTGGCCGCTGCCACCAGCCCTGCCCGTTGATCCACGAGCGGCGCATGCGCCAGGTGCGCGAGCGTGACCTGCTGGACCAGCGGGTGCTGCTGCAATTGCCGGTGCGTCGCCTCGACTGCCTCAGCTGCGGGCGCGTGACGGAGCGGATCGACTGGCTGGCGCCGGCCTCCCGCCTGACCCAGCGCTTGCGGGTCTGGCTCGAGGGCTTGCTGCAACTGCTGCCGATCAGCCAGGTCAGCCGCCTCACCGGCCTGCACTGGCACACCCTCAAGACCCTCGACCAGCGCCGTTTGGAGGCTGAAGTAGGGGCCTTCGAGCCGGGCGACGTACGCCGCCTGGTGATGGACGAGTTTGCCCTGCACAAGGGCCATCGCTACGCCACGGTGATCATGGATGCCGAGCGCACGCGAGTGCTGTGGGTCGGCCACGGCAATAGCCGCGAGGCCATTCGCCCGTTCTTCGAGCTCCTCGGTGCGCGCTGCCAGCAGATCGAGGCGGTGGCCATGGACATGAACACCGCTTTCGACCTGGAAGTGCAGCAGCACTGCCCGCAGGCCGAAGTGGTGTACGACCTGTTCCATGTGGTGGCGCGCTACGGCCGCGAGGTGATCGACCGTATTCGGGTCGACCAGGCCAACCTCCTGCGCGAAGACAAACCGGCGCGCAAGGTGGTCAAGCAGAGCCGCTGGCTGCTGCTGCGCAATCGCGAAAACCTCAAGGACGGGCAGGCCGTGCAGTTGCAGGAACTGCTCGCGGCCAATCAGCCACTGGCCACGGTCTATGTGCTCAAGGATGCGTTAAAGGACCTCTGGTACGCCCCCAGCGTACGCGAGGGCTGGCGGCGCTGGCGAACCTGGCTGCGGCACGCCCGGGACAGCGGCCTCGCGCCGCTGCAACGCTTTGCCCGCAACCTGCGCAAATACGTCCGGGGCATCCTCGCCAGTGCTCGCTTCCCCCTGCACACCAGCGTCCTCGAGGGCGTGAACAACCGCATCAAGGTGATCAAACGCATGGCCTATGGCTTCCGGGACTCAGCCTACTTCTTCCTGAAGATCAAGGCCGCCTTCCCCGGGAAAGCGCGATGA
- a CDS encoding carboxylesterase/lipase family protein, whose amino-acid sequence MNSIAKLRFRGCLFGSSILVLSALSQLSQGADNQSLTRSITSLGGAQVQGVTDANNTQSWRAIPYAAPPVGELRWKAPRDPATWTGVRPASQFANICSQLGSFFGAPNPTTFGQPIGSEDCLYLNVWRPKSTESNLPVLFWIHGGSNLKGAGSELLYNGANFARNANAVVVTVNYRLGSLGWLYNSALQEGNAKDDSGNYVTLDLIKGLEWVRDNIAQFGGNPNSVTIAGQSAGCINAWGLLQSPLADSLVDRMICMSGLPNAYPKALGELQSNDMIDGLLVEKGYASDKLQAAAYRASQGPTWVRSFLRGLPATDIVRHTPTPVVMGHFTDGHVIPWAGYVDLIAGGYHKVPMILGTTKDEGTYFAGELLRYYKPSHAQMWDMVNNQNPASLAITDIVKPELYPTYRPVHRALSLGVDLTVDNICRYLRLLQGSIYRYNFDWDDSPAPWQEAFGAVHGMDLPFLFGNFPVAPQQDLLRFISTTANQGQRTALSAKFTQYTSQFMRTGNPNKAFDALPDWYDWSNFWIFQKRLILDNTVKTSSHDVWLSDVNNALNQLGTDDRQRVLDVMAGQQVQLEDADVSYE is encoded by the coding sequence ATGAATTCGATTGCAAAGCTGCGTTTCCGTGGCTGCCTGTTCGGCAGCTCGATACTGGTGCTTTCCGCCCTCTCCCAGCTGAGTCAAGGCGCCGACAACCAGTCCCTCACACGCTCGATCACTTCCCTGGGCGGCGCTCAAGTGCAGGGCGTGACTGATGCCAACAACACCCAGTCCTGGCGCGCCATTCCCTATGCGGCGCCGCCCGTTGGGGAGCTGCGCTGGAAGGCGCCTCGCGACCCCGCGACCTGGACCGGCGTGCGTCCTGCAAGCCAGTTCGCCAACATCTGTTCGCAACTGGGCAGCTTCTTTGGAGCACCCAACCCGACCACCTTCGGCCAACCCATTGGCTCGGAAGATTGCCTCTACCTCAACGTCTGGCGACCAAAGAGCACTGAAAGCAACCTGCCCGTGCTGTTCTGGATACACGGCGGCTCGAACCTCAAGGGTGCTGGCTCGGAACTGCTCTACAACGGCGCCAACTTCGCCCGCAACGCCAACGCGGTGGTGGTGACGGTGAACTACCGCCTCGGCAGCCTGGGCTGGCTGTACAACTCCGCCCTGCAAGAAGGCAACGCCAAAGACGACTCTGGTAACTACGTAACCCTGGACCTGATCAAGGGCCTGGAATGGGTGCGCGACAACATCGCCCAGTTCGGCGGCAATCCGAACAGCGTCACCATCGCCGGGCAATCCGCCGGCTGCATCAATGCCTGGGGCCTGTTGCAATCACCCCTGGCCGATTCGCTGGTGGACCGAATGATCTGCATGTCCGGCCTGCCCAACGCCTACCCCAAGGCCCTGGGCGAGCTGCAATCCAACGACATGATCGACGGCCTGCTGGTGGAGAAGGGCTATGCCAGCGACAAGCTGCAGGCGGCGGCCTATCGCGCAAGCCAGGGCCCGACCTGGGTTCGCAGCTTCCTGAGGGGGCTGCCGGCGACCGACATCGTGCGCCATACGCCGACGCCCGTTGTCATGGGCCACTTCACCGACGGCCACGTGATTCCCTGGGCCGGCTACGTCGACCTCATCGCCGGCGGCTACCACAAGGTGCCGATGATCCTCGGCACCACCAAGGACGAAGGCACCTACTTCGCCGGCGAACTGCTCCGCTACTACAAACCCAGCCACGCGCAGATGTGGGACATGGTCAACAACCAGAACCCTGCCAGCCTCGCCATCACCGACATCGTCAAACCGGAGCTCTACCCCACCTACCGCCCGGTGCACCGCGCCCTGAGCCTGGGCGTGGACCTGACGGTGGACAACATCTGCCGCTACCTGCGCCTGCTGCAAGGCAGCATCTACCGCTACAACTTCGACTGGGACGACTCGCCAGCCCCCTGGCAGGAAGCCTTCGGCGCAGTGCACGGCATGGACCTGCCCTTCCTCTTCGGTAACTTCCCCGTGGCACCGCAGCAGGACCTGCTGCGCTTCATCAGCACCACCGCCAACCAAGGCCAGCGCACCGCGCTATCCGCCAAGTTCACCCAGTACACGTCCCAATTCATGCGCACCGGCAACCCCAACAAGGCCTTCGATGCCCTGCCCGACTGGTACGACTGGTCGAACTTCTGGATCTTCCAGAAACGCCTGATCCTGGATAACACGGTGAAGACCAGCTCACACGACGTCTGGCTATCGGACGTGAACAACGCACTGAACCAGCTCGGCACCGATGACCGGCAGAGGGTGCTGGATGTGATGGCGGGGCAGCAGGTTCAGTTGGAGGATGCAGACGTGTCTTACGAATGA